One stretch of Saccharomonospora xinjiangensis XJ-54 DNA includes these proteins:
- a CDS encoding DUF2332 domain-containing protein, whose translation MASSLDTVRERLRRFAEDEAAEASPLYSHLAARAATDDDVAALLTAASGNDAHPTLLLAAVHRLLQSEPIHPLTRYYPSLGGLDGPDDRTWPLFREFVLERATAMRELVATRYTQTNEVGRAAVLYPAVASVAKRIRGAVGLLEVGCSAGLLLGMDTFSYRYLRDGGEQITAGPSKAAVGLHCALSVREGAVFPALPRKMTVGARIGLDRSPVDASDEDELAWLEACVWADQPDRVRLLRTAAAAQRRHRPELVTGDAVDDLAVAAAKVPAELPLIVFTSHALPYLPAARRDDFVAALRELATRRSLWWVAMENYEVGLRHVLPGHDELAYRATGKDTLGVVSFDEGKAHAELKAQAVPHGQRMTWLAG comes from the coding sequence ATGGCTTCGAGTCTGGACACGGTTCGCGAGAGACTCCGGCGCTTCGCCGAGGACGAGGCGGCGGAGGCCTCGCCGCTGTACTCGCACCTTGCCGCCAGAGCCGCAACCGACGATGACGTGGCCGCGCTGCTGACCGCGGCCTCGGGCAACGACGCGCACCCGACGTTGCTGCTCGCGGCGGTGCACCGGCTGCTCCAGTCGGAGCCGATCCACCCGTTGACGCGCTACTACCCCTCGCTCGGTGGGCTCGACGGTCCTGACGACCGGACATGGCCGCTGTTCCGGGAGTTCGTGCTGGAGCGCGCCACGGCGATGCGGGAGCTCGTCGCCACCCGGTACACGCAGACCAACGAGGTGGGCAGGGCCGCCGTGCTGTATCCCGCCGTCGCCTCCGTGGCGAAGCGGATTCGAGGCGCCGTCGGCCTGCTCGAAGTCGGCTGCAGTGCGGGACTGCTGCTCGGCATGGACACGTTCTCCTATCGCTACCTGCGTGACGGTGGTGAGCAGATCACGGCGGGGCCGTCCAAGGCGGCCGTCGGCCTGCACTGCGCGCTGTCCGTGCGTGAGGGAGCGGTGTTCCCGGCGCTGCCGAGGAAGATGACCGTCGGGGCGAGGATCGGGCTCGACCGCTCACCCGTCGATGCCTCCGACGAGGACGAGCTGGCGTGGCTGGAGGCGTGCGTGTGGGCCGATCAGCCGGACCGCGTCCGGTTGCTGCGCACGGCGGCCGCGGCGCAGCGCCGCCACCGTCCGGAGCTGGTAACCGGCGACGCGGTGGACGACCTCGCCGTCGCGGCGGCGAAGGTTCCCGCCGAGTTGCCGTTGATCGTCTTCACGAGCCACGCCCTGCCGTACCTGCCAGCCGCACGGCGGGACGACTTCGTGGCCGCGCTGCGCGAACTCGCCACCCGGCGCAGCCTGTGGTGGGTCGCGATGGAGAACTACGAGGTAGGTCTGCGGCACGTGCTCCCTGGCCACGACGAGCTGGCCTACCGCGCGACCGGCAAGGACACGCTGGGCGTGGTGTCCTTCGACGAAGGGAAGGCGCACGCCGAACTCAAAGCGCAGGCCGTCCCGCACGGGCAGCGGATGACGTGGCTCGCCGGTTGA
- the corA gene encoding magnesium/cobalt transporter CorA, with protein MPAIPSLGNLRGRGNGRVSRNGRARDTREVRPSTYVVDCGVYLDGVRQPGEWSHRDAIAEVRKRGEGFVWIGLHEPDEAEIQGIADTFGLHELAVEDAVHAHQRPKLERYDDTLFMVFRTVRYVEHDSPTTANEIVESGELMAFLGSDFIITVRHGNHAGLAHLRRELDADPERLAPGPASVLHAIADHVVDHFLNVTERIEDDIDEMETEVFAPRTRVTSEQIYLFKREVLELRRAVLPLATPLRGLAEGYTRLIPDEVRSYFRNVHDHVTTVADRVAAFDELLTTLVDATLGKITLQLNSDMRKITSWAAIIAVPTAIAGIYGMNFEYMPEVQSRYGYPAVIAVILVICLVLYRVFRKKKWL; from the coding sequence ATGCCAGCCATTCCTTCACTCGGCAACCTGCGCGGCCGGGGCAACGGCCGTGTCTCCCGCAACGGCCGAGCCCGCGACACCCGCGAGGTCAGGCCCTCGACGTACGTCGTTGACTGCGGCGTCTACCTCGACGGCGTCAGGCAGCCGGGCGAGTGGTCCCACAGGGACGCCATCGCCGAGGTCCGCAAGCGGGGCGAAGGATTCGTGTGGATCGGGCTGCACGAGCCCGACGAGGCTGAGATCCAGGGCATCGCCGACACGTTCGGGCTGCACGAACTCGCTGTCGAGGACGCGGTACACGCCCATCAGAGGCCGAAGCTCGAACGCTACGACGACACGCTGTTCATGGTGTTCCGCACCGTCCGCTACGTGGAGCACGACTCCCCCACCACGGCCAACGAGATCGTCGAGTCCGGCGAACTGATGGCGTTTCTCGGGTCCGATTTCATCATCACCGTCCGGCACGGCAACCACGCCGGTCTCGCCCACCTCCGCAGAGAGCTCGACGCTGACCCGGAACGTCTCGCGCCGGGCCCCGCGTCGGTGCTGCATGCCATCGCCGACCACGTCGTTGACCACTTCCTCAACGTCACCGAACGCATCGAGGACGACATCGACGAGATGGAGACCGAGGTTTTCGCGCCGCGCACCCGCGTCACCTCCGAACAGATCTACCTGTTCAAGCGCGAGGTACTCGAACTGCGGAGGGCCGTGCTGCCGCTCGCGACCCCGCTGCGCGGGCTCGCCGAGGGCTACACCCGGTTGATCCCCGACGAGGTCCGGTCGTACTTCCGCAACGTGCACGACCACGTGACCACCGTCGCCGACCGCGTCGCCGCGTTCGACGAACTGCTGACCACACTCGTCGATGCCACGCTCGGAAAGATCACCCTCCAGCTCAACTCCGACATGCGCAAGATCACCTCGTGGGCGGCGATCATCGCGGTCCCGACGGCCATCGCGGGCATCTACGGGATGAACTTCGAGTACATGCCCGAGGTGCAGTCGCGTTACGGCTATCCGGCCGTGATCGCCGTCATCCTCGTGATCTGTCTCGTGCTCTACCGCGTGTTCCGCAAGAAGAAATGGCTGTGA
- a CDS encoding metallophosphoesterase family protein: MSLPDGFQRGVPGADLPPRVLAVSDEVNEALWTTSVKDVAVDLILAAGDLPFDYLDFLASTLDRPLVFVPGNHDPDLSGFGWRNGLSLRAGFPSRWPGPPGGINADGRIVEVAGVRVAGLGGSPWYNGGPNQWTERRQSRRARRLVRLARGAPVDVLLTHTPPLGVGDADGADADRPHRGFGCLHDAVTSLRPRWLLHGHIHPYGRHPPEQRLGDTRVRNVVGAHVFGLGPLSRTEAP, from the coding sequence GTGTCGCTGCCGGACGGTTTCCAGCGTGGCGTGCCTGGCGCGGACTTGCCTCCGAGGGTTCTCGCCGTCTCCGACGAGGTGAACGAGGCACTGTGGACCACGTCCGTGAAGGACGTGGCGGTTGACCTCATCCTCGCCGCTGGTGATCTCCCCTTCGACTACCTCGACTTCCTCGCGAGCACGCTCGACCGCCCTCTGGTGTTCGTGCCGGGCAACCACGACCCCGATCTGAGCGGATTCGGCTGGCGGAACGGGCTTTCCCTTCGTGCGGGATTCCCGTCCCGCTGGCCCGGCCCGCCCGGAGGCATCAATGCCGACGGGCGGATCGTGGAGGTCGCGGGCGTCCGCGTCGCTGGTCTGGGTGGATCACCCTGGTACAACGGTGGTCCGAACCAGTGGACCGAACGCCGGCAGAGCCGCCGTGCCCGACGGCTCGTGCGGCTGGCACGCGGCGCACCCGTTGACGTTCTGCTGACCCACACCCCTCCCCTCGGCGTCGGTGACGCGGACGGAGCCGATGCGGACCGCCCGCACCGGGGCTTCGGCTGCCTCCACGACGCCGTCACGAGCCTGCGGCCACGGTGGTTGCTGCACGGACACATCCACCCCTACGGCAGACATCCGCCCGAACAGCGCCTCGGCGACACCCGGGTCCGTAACGTCGTCGGCGCACACGTGTTCGGGCTCGGTCCCCTGTCTCGAACGGAGGCACCGTGA
- a CDS encoding ParB N-terminal domain-containing protein has product MRNHDTGFPRIDAEHDFLRARRRQVLSRLATWLRREPDDVNITLPFDEVVEALGREGEQRIGLRVIRLDSIVGSVDRGRDFDRRFRPTSARVRQRWERLALASRRGEHIPPIDVYRVGDLHFVIDGHHRVSVAYALGLSTIEANVIVVRTTLDPGGIRYRGDLIVKGYRRLFLERVPLRGEARAAVVVTDPWDYAELGEHVEAWGFRLMQDEGTFLDRATVAHRWYTDEYVPVVRMLRQADLVGDRTEAEAYLWVAGERYRLIRTHRWDDEVIEAVRSRRR; this is encoded by the coding sequence GTGAGAAACCACGACACCGGATTCCCCCGCATCGACGCCGAACACGACTTCCTCCGCGCCCGTCGCCGCCAGGTGCTGTCCCGGCTGGCCACCTGGCTGCGGCGAGAACCCGACGACGTCAACATCACCCTGCCGTTCGACGAGGTGGTGGAGGCACTCGGCAGGGAGGGCGAGCAGCGGATCGGCCTGCGTGTGATCCGGCTCGACTCCATCGTGGGGAGCGTGGACCGGGGCCGCGACTTCGACCGCCGGTTCCGGCCCACGTCGGCACGGGTGCGGCAGCGGTGGGAACGGCTGGCTCTGGCGAGCAGGCGCGGCGAGCACATCCCGCCCATCGACGTCTACCGCGTCGGCGATCTCCACTTCGTGATCGACGGGCACCACCGGGTGTCGGTGGCGTACGCGCTCGGACTCTCCACGATCGAGGCCAACGTCATCGTGGTCCGGACCACGCTCGATCCCGGCGGGATCCGGTACCGTGGCGACCTCATCGTCAAGGGGTACCGGCGGCTGTTCCTCGAACGTGTACCGCTGCGCGGTGAGGCCCGCGCCGCCGTGGTGGTGACCGATCCATGGGACTACGCCGAACTGGGCGAGCACGTCGAGGCGTGGGGCTTCCGGCTCATGCAGGACGAGGGCACGTTCCTCGACAGAGCCACCGTGGCGCACCGCTGGTACACCGACGAGTACGTGCCGGTGGTGCGGATGCTGCGGCAGGCCGATCTGGTGGGCGACCGCACGGAGGCCGAGGCGTACCTGTGGGTGGCGGGAGAACGCTACCGCCTCATCCGAACCCATCGTTGGGACGATGAGGTCATCGAGGCGGTGCGATCCCGCCGCCGCTGA
- a CDS encoding ABC transporter ATP-binding protein has protein sequence MAEIVLDKVTKRFPDGALAVSEMDIHIADGEFVILVGPSGCGKSTALNMIAGLEDITSGELRIDGQRANEKTPKDRDIAMVFQSYALYPHMSVRENMAFPLRLAKVDDATVKQKVEEAARILDLTQHLDRKPSNLSGGQRQRVAMGRAIVRSPKAFLMDEPLSNLDAKLRGQMRTSVSKLQKQLGTTTIYVTHDQTEAMTLGDRVVVLRGGVVQQIGAPQFLYDNPANLFVAGFIGSPSMNFVPATLENGALNSALGSVELPDRLRRLVEEAGAPREVIMGVRPESFEDAALVEEGHRRGGATFGATVDVLESMGSEKYAYFTVEAELAQTAELQEIAADAGASDVPGAASSIVARLSAASEVREGDEVQVWFDVEKIHLFDPSSGKNLTYQG, from the coding sequence ATGGCTGAGATCGTGCTCGACAAGGTGACCAAGCGGTTCCCCGACGGAGCCCTCGCCGTGTCGGAAATGGACATTCACATCGCCGACGGCGAGTTCGTGATCCTCGTCGGCCCCTCGGGCTGCGGTAAATCGACGGCACTGAACATGATCGCCGGGCTTGAGGACATCACCTCGGGCGAACTGCGCATCGACGGTCAGCGCGCCAACGAGAAGACGCCGAAAGACCGTGACATCGCAATGGTGTTCCAGTCCTACGCGCTGTACCCGCATATGAGCGTGCGGGAGAACATGGCGTTCCCGCTGCGGCTGGCGAAGGTGGACGACGCCACGGTGAAGCAGAAGGTCGAGGAGGCGGCGCGCATTCTCGACCTGACGCAGCACCTCGACCGCAAGCCCTCCAACCTCTCGGGCGGTCAGCGGCAGCGAGTTGCCATGGGGCGTGCCATCGTCCGCAGCCCGAAGGCGTTCCTCATGGACGAGCCCCTGTCCAATTTGGACGCGAAGTTGCGAGGGCAGATGCGGACATCGGTGTCGAAGCTTCAGAAGCAACTCGGCACCACCACCATTTACGTCACCCACGACCAGACCGAGGCGATGACACTCGGCGATCGCGTCGTGGTGCTGCGCGGCGGTGTCGTGCAGCAGATCGGTGCGCCGCAGTTCCTCTACGACAACCCCGCCAACCTGTTCGTGGCCGGGTTCATCGGCTCGCCGTCGATGAACTTCGTGCCCGCGACGCTGGAGAACGGGGCGTTGAACAGCGCGCTTGGTTCCGTCGAGCTGCCCGACCGCCTGCGCAGGCTGGTGGAGGAGGCAGGCGCTCCGCGTGAAGTGATCATGGGTGTGCGCCCGGAGAGCTTCGAGGACGCCGCGCTGGTCGAGGAGGGGCACCGGCGGGGTGGCGCCACGTTCGGCGCGACGGTGGACGTACTGGAGTCGATGGGCTCCGAGAAGTACGCCTACTTCACGGTGGAAGCCGAGCTGGCGCAGACGGCCGAGCTTCAGGAGATCGCCGCCGATGCCGGAGCGTCGGACGTCCCCGGAGCCGCGTCGTCGATCGTGGCCCGGTTGTCCGCGGCGTCGGAGGTCCGGGAAGGTGACGAGGTGCAGGTGTGGTTCGACGTGGAGAAGATCCACCTGTTCGACCCGTCGTCGGGCAAGAACCTCACCTACCAGGGCTGA
- a CDS encoding carbohydrate ABC transporter permease, protein MAVSGLGTVTTARKARWALIDIVVVVYALVPVLWIVSLSFKTKETLADGNFIPREWTLDNYREIFATNEFIRPLVNSIGIAIIATLIAVVLGMMAAYAVARLDFPGKKLLIGVSLLIAMFPQISLVTPLFNIERELGLFDTWPGLILPYITFALPLAIYTLSAFFREIPWELEKAAKMDGATPGQAFRKVIAPLAAPGVFTSAILVFIFCWNDFLFAISLTSTEASRTVPAALSFFTGASQFEDPTGTISAAAVVITIPIILFVLFFQRRIVAGLTSGAVKG, encoded by the coding sequence ATGGCTGTGTCTGGCCTGGGTACGGTCACCACCGCGCGGAAGGCGCGGTGGGCTCTCATCGACATCGTCGTGGTGGTCTACGCGCTGGTACCGGTGTTGTGGATCGTCTCCCTCTCGTTCAAGACGAAGGAGACGCTCGCGGACGGCAACTTCATCCCCCGCGAGTGGACGTTGGACAACTACCGCGAGATCTTCGCGACCAACGAGTTCATCCGGCCGCTCGTCAACTCGATTGGCATCGCCATCATCGCGACGCTGATCGCCGTCGTCCTCGGCATGATGGCGGCCTACGCCGTGGCGCGGCTCGACTTCCCCGGCAAGAAGCTGCTCATCGGGGTCTCGCTGCTGATCGCGATGTTCCCGCAGATCTCTCTGGTGACGCCGCTGTTCAACATCGAGCGCGAACTCGGGTTGTTCGACACGTGGCCGGGACTGATCCTGCCCTACATCACCTTCGCCCTGCCGTTGGCGATCTACACGCTGTCAGCGTTCTTCCGGGAGATCCCGTGGGAGCTGGAGAAGGCGGCGAAGATGGACGGCGCCACGCCGGGGCAGGCGTTCCGCAAGGTCATCGCCCCGCTGGCCGCGCCCGGCGTGTTCACCTCGGCGATTTTGGTGTTCATCTTCTGCTGGAACGACTTCCTGTTCGCCATCTCGCTGACGTCCACCGAGGCGTCGCGGACGGTGCCTGCCGCGCTGTCGTTCTTCACGGGTGCCTCCCAGTTCGAGGACCCGACGGGGACCATCTCCGCGGCAGCGGTGGTGATCACCATTCCGATCATTCTGTTCGTGTTGTTCTTCCAGCGACGTATCGTCGCGGGGCTGACCTCCGGTGCGGTGAAGGGTTAG
- a CDS encoding carbohydrate ABC transporter permease produces the protein MSDTAASPATEATPARRAETGAKRGKAPMSEGKRAERKLGLLLVAPAAIVMLAVTAYPIAYSVWLSLQRYDLRFPDEREFVWFDNYAAVLTNSYWWTAFGVTMLITVVSVAIEFVLGMALALIMHRTLVGRGLVRTVTLIPYGIVTVVAAFSWFYAWTPETGYLANALAPDGAPLTEQWSSLGIIILAEVWKTTPFMALLLMAGLALVPDDLLKAASMDGANAWQRFTKVMLPVMKPAILVALLFRTLDAFRVFDNIFVLTNGANDTSSVSMQTYNNLMKGLNLGIGSTMAVLIFIAVAIIAFIFVKVFGTAAPGSDQNGRR, from the coding sequence ATGAGTGACACGGCTGCAAGCCCCGCGACCGAGGCCACGCCCGCGCGGCGGGCCGAGACGGGAGCGAAGCGCGGCAAGGCCCCGATGAGCGAGGGCAAGCGCGCCGAACGCAAACTCGGCCTGCTGTTGGTCGCGCCTGCCGCCATCGTGATGCTGGCCGTCACCGCGTACCCGATCGCGTACTCGGTGTGGTTGTCGTTGCAGCGTTACGACCTGCGGTTCCCCGACGAGCGCGAGTTCGTGTGGTTCGACAACTACGCCGCCGTGCTCACCAACTCGTACTGGTGGACGGCGTTCGGGGTGACGATGCTCATCACCGTGGTGTCGGTGGCCATCGAGTTCGTGCTCGGTATGGCGCTGGCGCTGATCATGCACCGGACCTTGGTGGGCCGGGGTCTCGTGCGCACGGTGACGCTGATCCCGTACGGCATCGTCACGGTCGTCGCGGCGTTCTCGTGGTTCTACGCCTGGACGCCGGAAACGGGTTACCTCGCGAACGCGCTCGCACCCGACGGCGCGCCGCTGACCGAGCAGTGGTCGTCGCTCGGCATCATCATCCTCGCCGAGGTGTGGAAGACGACGCCGTTCATGGCGCTGCTCCTCATGGCAGGTCTGGCTCTCGTGCCGGACGATCTGTTGAAGGCGGCCTCGATGGACGGTGCGAACGCGTGGCAGCGGTTCACGAAGGTGATGCTGCCGGTGATGAAGCCGGCCATCCTCGTGGCCCTGCTGTTCCGCACCCTCGACGCGTTCCGGGTGTTCGACAACATCTTCGTGTTGACGAACGGTGCCAACGACACCTCCTCGGTGTCGATGCAGACCTACAACAACCTGATGAAGGGGCTCAACCTCGGCATCGGTTCCACGATGGCAGTGTTGATCTTCATCGCGGTGGCGATCATCGCGTTCATCTTCGTCAAGGTGTTCGGCACGGCGGCGCCGGGCAGTGACCAGAACGGGAGGCGCTGA
- a CDS encoding ABC transporter substrate-binding protein, producing the protein MVKVAARRRRRSPGRVAAMLGVTAVTSSMLAACGSSDGMQINVYYAPEDNFQKVVDDCNAQANGRYEIVYNKLPRDADGQREQMVRRLAAGDTSLDILGLDVTWVPEFAEAGWVEEWTGEHKAEAEKDVLAGPLETAVWDGKLYAAPKNTNVQLLWYDDRITPEPPRTWEEMMEMSRQLREEGKPHQILFTGAQYEGLVVVYNSIAESAGGHILSEDGQSVVIDPGAVRALEILREVSSTGLTDPSLTNQQEDEVRLTFQQGRGAFQLNWPFVYASYAAEKPDELKHFKWAPYPGVGEPGTGRSTIGGYNLAVSSSSQHKEEAFEAALCLRNPEHQKFSALMDGVPPTIESVYDDPAPLDPSKQADPESNPTMEQKYPMKDTIRDELKDAAVRPLTPAYQNLSIVMAKVLSPPSAIDPQSKAQELRDQLDEALSSKGVIP; encoded by the coding sequence ATGGTGAAGGTCGCTGCACGGCGGCGACGACGCTCACCCGGTCGTGTGGCAGCGATGCTCGGTGTCACCGCGGTGACGAGTTCGATGCTGGCCGCGTGCGGGTCGAGCGACGGGATGCAGATCAACGTCTACTACGCCCCGGAAGACAACTTCCAGAAGGTGGTGGACGACTGTAACGCGCAGGCGAACGGTCGCTACGAGATCGTCTACAACAAACTGCCCCGCGACGCCGACGGCCAGCGCGAGCAGATGGTGCGCAGGCTCGCGGCCGGTGACACGTCGCTGGACATCCTGGGGCTCGACGTCACGTGGGTGCCCGAGTTCGCCGAGGCGGGCTGGGTCGAGGAGTGGACCGGCGAGCACAAGGCCGAGGCCGAGAAGGACGTGCTTGCCGGGCCGCTGGAGACGGCCGTCTGGGACGGCAAGCTCTACGCGGCGCCGAAGAACACCAACGTGCAGCTGCTCTGGTACGACGACCGCATCACCCCCGAGCCGCCGCGCACGTGGGAAGAGATGATGGAGATGTCGCGGCAACTGCGCGAGGAGGGCAAGCCGCACCAGATCCTGTTCACGGGCGCGCAGTACGAGGGCCTCGTGGTCGTCTACAACTCCATCGCCGAATCGGCAGGCGGGCACATCCTGTCCGAGGACGGGCAGTCCGTGGTCATCGACCCCGGTGCCGTGCGCGCGCTGGAGATCCTCAGGGAGGTCAGCTCGACCGGGCTCACGGACCCGTCGCTGACCAACCAGCAGGAGGACGAGGTTCGCCTGACCTTCCAGCAGGGACGTGGCGCGTTCCAGCTCAACTGGCCGTTCGTCTACGCCTCCTACGCGGCCGAGAAGCCGGACGAGCTGAAGCACTTCAAGTGGGCGCCCTATCCGGGTGTTGGGGAGCCGGGCACCGGGCGCAGCACCATCGGTGGCTACAACCTCGCGGTGAGTTCGTCGTCGCAGCACAAGGAGGAGGCGTTCGAGGCGGCGCTGTGCCTGCGCAACCCCGAGCACCAGAAGTTCTCCGCGTTGATGGACGGCGTGCCGCCGACCATCGAGTCGGTCTACGACGACCCCGCGCCGCTCGACCCGTCGAAGCAGGCCGACCCCGAGTCGAACCCGACGATGGAGCAGAAGTACCCGATGAAGGACACGATTCGGGACGAGCTCAAGGACGCCGCCGTCCGCCCGCTGACACCGGCGTACCAGAACCTCTCCATTGTGATGGCGAAGGTCCTTTCGCCGCCGTCGGCGATCGATCCGCAGTCCAAGGCACAGGAACTGCGTGACCAGCTCGACGAGGCGCTCAGCTCGAAGGGCGTGATCCCATGA
- a CDS encoding general stress protein, which translates to MIVTGPFSSGRQAPRSPRLPTPPSGWPIGSYATYEEAQRAVDYLADKEFEVQDVTIVGVDLMLVERVLGKLSWAKVLGTGAASGAWFGAFVGILLSLFDTTQGFSYIPLFVGLIAGVVFGAASAAMGYAFTRGRRDFSSASQLVAGRYDVLCQPRTAEKGRDLLARLAMGSHG; encoded by the coding sequence ATGATCGTGACCGGTCCCTTCTCGTCGGGTCGTCAGGCGCCGAGGTCGCCTCGCCTCCCCACGCCTCCGTCCGGTTGGCCGATCGGCTCGTACGCCACCTACGAGGAGGCGCAGCGCGCCGTGGATTACCTCGCGGACAAGGAGTTCGAGGTCCAGGACGTGACCATCGTCGGGGTGGACCTGATGCTGGTGGAGCGGGTGCTCGGCAAGTTGTCGTGGGCGAAGGTCCTGGGTACCGGAGCGGCTTCGGGCGCCTGGTTCGGTGCGTTCGTCGGCATCCTGCTCAGCCTGTTCGACACCACGCAGGGATTCTCGTACATCCCGTTGTTCGTCGGTCTGATCGCCGGTGTGGTGTTCGGGGCCGCTTCGGCCGCGATGGGGTACGCGTTCACCCGGGGCCGCCGCGACTTCTCGTCGGCCAGTCAGCTCGTCGCGGGGCGTTACGACGTGCTCTGTCAGCCTCGAACGGCCGAGAAGGGTCGCGATCTGCTTGCGCGCCTGGCCATGGGATCACACGGCTGA
- a CDS encoding slipin family protein: protein METLLVILVVVGIALVVLLASSIRIVRQYERGLVFRFGRVARLPREPGLALIVPGVDRMHKVNMQVVTLPVPAQDGITRDNVTVRVDAVVYFRVIDPVQAIVGVENYRFAMLQVAQASLRRTIGESQLDDLLSHRERLNEGLELMIDSPAASWGIHIDRVEIKDVALPESMKRAMSRQAEAERERRGRVIAAEGELQASEKLSQAAATMAGTPAALQLRLLETVVEVAAEKNSTLVLPFPVELLRFLDERAKRDAARRTQADDTVPQARGASQP from the coding sequence ATGGAAACGTTGCTCGTCATCCTCGTCGTCGTTGGCATCGCGCTGGTCGTGCTGCTGGCGTCGTCGATCCGCATCGTCAGGCAGTACGAGCGAGGGCTGGTCTTCCGGTTCGGCCGTGTCGCGCGGTTGCCGAGGGAACCCGGTCTCGCGCTGATCGTGCCGGGCGTCGATCGCATGCACAAGGTCAACATGCAGGTCGTGACCTTGCCTGTGCCCGCGCAGGACGGCATCACGCGGGACAACGTCACCGTGCGCGTTGACGCCGTCGTGTATTTCAGGGTGATCGACCCGGTTCAGGCGATCGTCGGTGTGGAGAACTACCGGTTCGCCATGTTGCAGGTGGCGCAGGCGAGCCTGCGGCGCACGATCGGTGAGAGTCAGCTCGACGACTTGCTGTCGCATCGCGAGCGGCTCAACGAGGGGCTCGAATTGATGATCGACAGCCCGGCCGCGAGCTGGGGCATCCACATCGACAGGGTCGAGATCAAGGACGTCGCGCTGCCGGAGTCCATGAAGCGGGCGATGTCGCGGCAGGCGGAGGCCGAGCGTGAGCGCCGGGGCAGGGTCATCGCCGCCGAGGGCGAGTTGCAGGCATCGGAGAAGCTGTCGCAGGCTGCGGCCACGATGGCCGGTACGCCGGCGGCGCTCCAGTTGCGGCTGCTCGAGACGGTGGTCGAGGTGGCTGCCGAGAAGAACTCGACGCTGGTGTTGCCCTTCCCCGTCGAACTGCTGCGGTTCCTCGACGAGAGAGCGAAGCGGGACGCCGCGCGGCGGACGCAGGCAGACGACACGGTGCCTCAGGCGCGGGGCGCGTCGCAGCCGTGA
- a CDS encoding Mrp/NBP35 family ATP-binding protein, with the protein MTTTQELPSVDDVRTALNAVNDPEIRKPITELGMVKDISVGDDGVVTVAVYLTVAGCPLKDTITRDTTAAVEKLPGVTQVRVELDVMSDEQRTELRKKLRGDVEEPVIPFAQPGSLTRVYCVASGKGGVGKSSVTVNLAAAMARKGLSVGVVDADIYGHSIPRMLGASDKPTKVEKMIMPPQAHGVKVISIGMFTPGNTPVVWRGPMLHRALQQFLADVFWGDLDILLLDLPPGTGDIAISVAQLIPNAEILVVTTPQQAAAEVAERAGAIALQTRQRVAGVIENMSWFETPDGSRMEIFGSGGGKAVAESLSKSVGAEVPLLGQVPLDPKLREQGDAGTPIVLAEPDAAASQVLTEAAEKLSVRARGLAGMMLNVSPAGR; encoded by the coding sequence GTGACCACCACACAAGAGCTTCCCAGCGTCGATGACGTGCGCACCGCGCTGAACGCCGTCAACGACCCGGAGATCCGCAAGCCGATCACCGAGTTGGGGATGGTCAAGGACATCTCCGTCGGCGACGACGGCGTCGTCACCGTGGCCGTCTACCTCACCGTGGCCGGCTGCCCGCTGAAGGACACCATCACGCGCGACACCACGGCCGCGGTGGAGAAACTCCCCGGTGTCACCCAGGTGCGCGTGGAGCTGGACGTGATGAGCGATGAGCAGCGCACCGAGCTGCGCAAGAAGCTGCGCGGCGACGTGGAGGAGCCGGTCATCCCGTTCGCGCAACCCGGCTCGCTCACCCGCGTGTACTGCGTGGCGTCCGGTAAGGGCGGGGTCGGCAAGTCCAGCGTCACCGTCAACCTGGCTGCCGCGATGGCCCGCAAGGGGTTGTCCGTCGGCGTGGTCGATGCCGACATCTACGGGCACTCGATCCCCCGCATGCTCGGCGCGAGCGACAAGCCGACCAAGGTCGAGAAGATGATCATGCCGCCTCAGGCTCACGGCGTGAAGGTCATCTCCATCGGCATGTTCACTCCGGGCAACACACCCGTGGTGTGGCGCGGCCCGATGCTCCACCGCGCGTTGCAGCAGTTCCTCGCCGACGTGTTCTGGGGCGACCTCGACATCCTCCTGCTCGACCTGCCGCCAGGCACAGGAGACATCGCCATCTCCGTGGCCCAGCTCATCCCCAACGCGGAGATCCTCGTCGTGACCACGCCGCAGCAGGCCGCCGCCGAGGTCGCCGAGCGGGCGGGTGCCATCGCATTGCAGACCCGGCAGCGGGTCGCGGGCGTCATCGAGAACATGTCGTGGTTCGAGACGCCGGACGGCTCCCGCATGGAAATCTTCGGCTCGGGCGGAGGCAAGGCGGTGGCCGAATCGCTGTCGAAGTCCGTCGGTGCCGAGGTGCCGTTGCTTGGTCAGGTCCCTCTCGACCCGAAACTGCGGGAACAGGGCGATGCCGGAACGCCGATCGTGCTCGCCGAGCCGGACGCTGCCGCGAGCCAGGTGCTCACCGAGGCGGCCGAGAAGCTGTCCGTCCGGGCGCGGGGCCTCGCGGGAATGATGTTGAACGTCAGCCCTGCGGGTCGCTGA